One part of the Thermococcus litoralis DSM 5473 genome encodes these proteins:
- a CDS encoding NAD(P)-binding protein, with amino-acid sequence MVKLIVNGKEIDVPENKVLLQSLREKGEHIPGMCYDFELEPYGSCRLCLVETPRGVTTSCTLKPAEGLEIETLNEKIVAMRRTALELMLSDHYGDCIGPCQEGCPAHSDVQGYLALIAMGKYHEAVKLMKEKYILPAVLGRVCPAFCESECRRNLVEEPLAIRQLKRFAADYDLEHGPWMPEIPPSTGKRVAVVGSGPAGLACAYYLRTMGHEVTIIEAMPELGGMMRYGIPPYRLPRDVLDKDIATVINTGIEVKTNTVLGKDITLEELRKEYDAVFLGVGAWKGRKMGIEGEELEGVMQGIEFLRKVNMGEEVKLGKRVMVVGGGNTAMDVARTALRLGAKVTVVYRRSKEEMPANPREVEEAEEEGVEFIFLANPVKIHGNGRVEKVELVRMKLGEPDESGRRRPIPIEGSNFFLEADNVILAIGQYCDDSFLKKLGIEAKRGKAVVDEVTLQTSIEGVFAGGDLILGPSTVIESIATGRRAALMIDLYLKGKLEKAKEVLIEPSKHIDEIVRDEDLYRILFDLKPYNHWKDVTEEDYEHVERKPRVKSRLKPVEERIKGFVEVEESLTEEEVLKEAERCMSCGCMEVFRCKLREYATLYEAKQDRFKGETNRFEIDETHPSVVLDNNKCVLCGRCVNLTHEIVGEGVVDYLFRGFKTRISPPLGNTLGDMDGVFIGDMIDVCPTGAISEKLPFIKPGPWKTTPVKTVCNGCSFACEMNIEVYNDMLVRASSVAGWNNGHLCDICRFKRPWAEDLTFPLLNGEKVEWDKVREFIESHEDIALILTPELTNEEVEYFKRVAEEKGFKLGAFVEDGISTATLEDIKKAKKVLLKADIEKYPYLKVLLKGKEVVEEGYEVAIVEAPAEPLNVPTLILHEGVNEVGLLKLGVKGLPEAEAYVVIGKPRKGLKGDVLALPSGLWAEKEGTIINAFNMELRVNKAREPEYSVKEIFSL; translated from the coding sequence ATGGTCAAGCTCATCGTGAATGGTAAGGAAATCGATGTTCCCGAGAACAAAGTACTCCTTCAGAGCCTGAGGGAAAAGGGAGAACACATTCCAGGAATGTGCTACGATTTTGAGCTCGAGCCCTATGGATCATGCCGCCTTTGCTTAGTCGAAACTCCTAGAGGAGTTACAACTTCATGTACACTCAAACCTGCAGAAGGTCTGGAAATAGAAACGTTAAACGAAAAGATAGTCGCAATGAGGAGAACAGCTCTTGAGCTAATGCTCTCTGACCACTACGGAGATTGCATAGGGCCATGTCAAGAGGGATGCCCGGCACACAGTGACGTGCAAGGGTATTTAGCCCTCATAGCGATGGGCAAATATCACGAGGCTGTAAAACTCATGAAAGAGAAGTACATTCTTCCGGCAGTTCTTGGAAGAGTTTGTCCGGCTTTCTGTGAAAGCGAGTGCAGGAGGAACCTTGTGGAAGAACCTCTAGCAATAAGGCAACTCAAGAGGTTTGCGGCAGATTATGATCTTGAGCACGGCCCTTGGATGCCAGAAATTCCACCCTCAACGGGAAAAAGGGTAGCAGTTGTTGGTAGTGGGCCTGCGGGACTTGCATGCGCCTATTACTTGAGAACCATGGGTCACGAGGTGACAATAATAGAGGCGATGCCAGAACTCGGGGGAATGATGCGCTATGGAATTCCTCCCTACAGGCTTCCGCGTGATGTTCTTGACAAGGATATAGCAACTGTCATCAACACCGGCATTGAGGTTAAAACCAACACGGTGCTTGGAAAGGACATAACACTTGAGGAGCTCCGAAAAGAATACGATGCTGTTTTCCTTGGTGTTGGGGCATGGAAAGGCAGAAAGATGGGCATAGAAGGAGAAGAGCTTGAAGGTGTTATGCAGGGCATCGAGTTCCTCAGAAAGGTCAACATGGGCGAAGAAGTAAAGCTTGGCAAACGTGTTATGGTTGTCGGTGGTGGAAACACCGCTATGGATGTTGCAAGAACGGCTTTGAGGCTCGGTGCAAAGGTTACCGTTGTTTACAGGCGTTCAAAAGAAGAAATGCCGGCAAACCCAAGGGAAGTTGAGGAAGCAGAGGAAGAAGGTGTGGAATTCATATTCTTGGCAAACCCGGTTAAAATCCACGGCAACGGTAGAGTAGAAAAGGTTGAGCTAGTTAGAATGAAGCTCGGAGAACCAGATGAAAGTGGAAGAAGGCGTCCAATACCCATAGAGGGCTCAAACTTTTTCTTGGAGGCAGATAACGTCATCCTCGCCATAGGTCAGTATTGCGATGATTCCTTCTTAAAGAAACTGGGCATAGAAGCAAAGCGTGGAAAAGCCGTGGTAGATGAGGTAACCTTACAGACAAGCATTGAAGGGGTGTTTGCAGGAGGAGACCTAATCTTAGGACCCTCAACGGTCATAGAGAGCATAGCGACTGGAAGAAGGGCCGCTTTGATGATTGACCTGTATCTCAAAGGAAAGCTGGAGAAGGCAAAAGAAGTACTTATTGAGCCCTCAAAGCACATAGACGAGATAGTGAGAGATGAAGACTTGTACAGAATCCTCTTCGACTTGAAACCCTACAACCACTGGAAAGACGTCACTGAGGAAGATTATGAACATGTGGAGAGGAAACCAAGAGTCAAAAGCAGGTTAAAGCCCGTTGAAGAAAGGATTAAAGGATTCGTTGAAGTTGAAGAAAGCCTAACCGAAGAGGAAGTGCTTAAGGAAGCAGAAAGGTGTATGAGCTGCGGATGTATGGAGGTCTTTAGATGTAAGCTCAGGGAGTACGCAACGCTTTACGAAGCTAAGCAGGACAGGTTTAAAGGAGAGACAAATCGCTTTGAAATTGACGAAACCCATCCAAGCGTCGTTCTCGACAACAATAAGTGTGTATTGTGCGGTAGGTGTGTCAACTTAACTCATGAGATAGTTGGAGAAGGAGTAGTGGACTATCTCTTTAGAGGATTCAAAACTAGGATCTCACCTCCCCTTGGAAACACACTTGGAGACATGGACGGAGTTTTCATAGGAGACATGATTGACGTCTGTCCTACAGGGGCAATAAGCGAAAAGCTACCCTTCATAAAGCCCGGCCCGTGGAAGACAACTCCAGTAAAGACTGTCTGCAACGGGTGCAGCTTTGCATGTGAAATGAACATCGAGGTTTATAACGATATGCTCGTTAGAGCTTCTTCAGTGGCAGGATGGAACAACGGACACCTCTGCGACATCTGCCGCTTCAAGAGACCATGGGCTGAGGATTTAACATTCCCGCTTCTCAACGGCGAAAAAGTGGAATGGGATAAAGTCAGAGAATTCATAGAGAGCCATGAAGACATTGCTCTCATATTAACCCCCGAGCTGACGAACGAGGAGGTTGAATACTTCAAGAGAGTTGCAGAGGAGAAAGGCTTCAAACTTGGAGCTTTTGTAGAGGACGGAATTTCCACGGCAACACTTGAGGACATAAAGAAAGCCAAGAAAGTTCTTTTAAAAGCAGACATCGAAAAGTATCCCTATCTGAAGGTGTTGCTAAAAGGCAAAGAAGTCGTGGAGGAAGGTTACGAAGTTGCCATAGTTGAAGCACCTGCAGAGCCCTTAAATGTGCCGACGCTTATACTCCATGAGGGCGTTAATGAGGTAGGCTTGTTAAAGCTTGGAGTTAAGGGGTTGCCTGAGGCGGAAGCTTACGTGGTCATAGGAAAACCCAGAAAGGGCTTGAAAGGCGATGTATTGGCCCTTCCTTCAGGCTTGTGGGCAGAAAAAGAAGGGACAATTATAAACGCTTTCAACATGGAGCTTAGAGTCAATAAAGCCCGGGAGCCTGAATACAGTGTGAAGGAGATATTCTCCCTCTAA
- a CDS encoding nitroreductase family protein, translating to MEFFEVVKKRRSIRRYQKKKVPKECVEKILEAAFYSPSSRNRRPWHFVVVDEEGLIKKLAQTRPALEFLETAPLAIVVCGDEEISSAWVFDASIAAEHIQLAATALGLGACWGHVLDRMHNEERSAEDYVRELLGITDHIRILCVIGIGYPAEEKSKHSEKEVMWERVHWNGFGHNL from the coding sequence ATGGAGTTCTTTGAGGTTGTTAAAAAGAGGAGAAGCATTAGGAGATACCAGAAGAAAAAGGTTCCAAAGGAATGTGTAGAGAAGATTCTTGAGGCGGCATTTTATTCCCCAAGCTCAAGGAACAGAAGGCCATGGCACTTTGTAGTTGTTGACGAGGAAGGGCTTATCAAAAAGCTAGCTCAAACAAGACCAGCGTTGGAGTTTTTGGAAACAGCACCTTTAGCAATAGTTGTATGCGGAGATGAGGAAATAAGCTCCGCTTGGGTGTTTGATGCATCTATAGCGGCAGAACACATACAGCTGGCTGCCACGGCATTAGGATTAGGTGCATGTTGGGGACATGTACTCGACAGAATGCACAACGAAGAGAGGAGTGCAGAGGATTACGTGAGAGAACTCCTGGGAATTACAGACCATATAAGGATTTTATGCGTCATCGGGATAGGGTATCCTGCTGAAGAAAAATCCAAGCACAGTGAAAAAGAAGTAATGTGGGAGAGGGTTCACTGGAATGGGTTTGGACACAACCTTTAG
- the nuoE gene encoding NADH-quinone oxidoreductase subunit NuoE — protein sequence MNLKFEYIYNYEPNPSSLIPLLQKTQEIFGYLPREALEEISKYLKLPLSRVYGVATFYAQFRFEPLGKYVIKICHGTACHVNGAVNISQAIKEEVGVEEGQTTQDGLITLERVACLGCCSLAPVIMINDKVFGKLTPEKVRKIIKNLKEGKLNV from the coding sequence ATGAATTTGAAGTTTGAGTACATCTACAATTATGAGCCGAATCCGAGTTCTTTGATCCCATTGTTGCAGAAAACTCAGGAAATTTTTGGATATCTTCCAAGAGAAGCTCTAGAGGAGATTTCAAAATACCTAAAACTGCCTTTGAGCAGAGTTTATGGTGTTGCTACATTCTATGCCCAGTTCCGCTTTGAGCCCCTAGGCAAATACGTTATAAAAATATGCCACGGCACCGCTTGCCACGTTAACGGGGCGGTAAACATTTCTCAGGCAATTAAAGAGGAGGTTGGTGTCGAAGAAGGACAGACAACCCAGGATGGACTTATAACCCTTGAAAGAGTCGCCTGCCTCGGATGCTGCAGTCTTGCCCCTGTGATAATGATAAACGACAAGGTCTTTGGCAAATTAACGCCTGAGAAGGTTAGGAAAATAATCAAAAACCTCAAGGAGGGGAAGCTCAATGTCTGA
- the nuoF gene encoding NADH-quinone oxidoreductase subunit NuoF — MSEIKAIAVGMNSCGIAAGARETYEALKKELEKRNLNIKLKIVGCVGMCYREPLVDIITENEIITYGHVDPKKIPRIIEEHVINGKPVDEWIVKRDWWENGERKTWDVDGYFAKQKKIVLENSGYINPEDIEEYIAAGGYEALKKALKMEPEEIIDIITKSGLRGRGGAGFPTGLKWKFTRQAKGDEKYVICNADEGDPGAFMDRNVLEGDPHRVIEGMIIGAYAIGATKGFIYVRAEYPLAVKRLRIALQQARERGFLGENILGSGFSFDIVIKEGAGAFVCGEETALIASIEGKRGMPRPRPPYPAQKGLFGKPTNINNVETWANVPWIIRHGPEAYASLGTEKSKGTKVFALSGKIKHGGNVEVPMGITLREILYEIGGGTKTGKKIKAVQLGGPSGGCIPEELFDTPVDYESVNATGAIMGSGGMVVMDEDTCMVDVAKFFLDFTVKESCGKCTFCRIGTKRMWEILDKITKGQGTMEDIKELEELAPMVKAGSLCGLGQTAPNPVLTTLQYFRDEYIAHVKDKRCPAKVCKPLIKYVIIADKCTGCTACAIFCPVKAISGEKLKPHVIDQEACIKCGTCYNVCRFDAIKIVDAYEGD, encoded by the coding sequence ATGTCTGAGATCAAAGCCATTGCAGTCGGCATGAACTCTTGTGGAATTGCTGCGGGGGCTAGAGAGACTTATGAGGCACTCAAAAAGGAACTTGAAAAAAGAAATCTAAATATCAAGCTCAAAATCGTTGGATGCGTTGGTATGTGCTACCGCGAACCTCTCGTGGACATAATTACCGAGAATGAGATCATCACATACGGTCACGTTGACCCTAAGAAAATTCCGAGGATCATAGAGGAGCACGTCATCAACGGGAAGCCGGTAGATGAATGGATAGTCAAGCGCGACTGGTGGGAGAACGGCGAGAGGAAGACTTGGGATGTTGACGGCTACTTCGCCAAGCAAAAGAAGATAGTTCTTGAAAACTCCGGCTACATAAATCCTGAGGACATAGAGGAATACATAGCTGCTGGGGGCTATGAAGCCCTCAAAAAGGCCCTCAAAATGGAGCCAGAGGAGATAATAGATATAATCACCAAATCCGGCCTGAGGGGTAGGGGAGGCGCCGGCTTCCCCACGGGCCTGAAGTGGAAGTTCACCCGTCAAGCGAAGGGAGACGAGAAGTACGTTATCTGCAACGCCGACGAGGGCGACCCCGGAGCCTTCATGGACAGGAACGTCCTTGAAGGGGATCCCCACCGCGTGATCGAGGGGATGATAATAGGGGCCTACGCGATCGGAGCTACCAAGGGCTTTATCTACGTGAGAGCCGAGTATCCCCTTGCAGTAAAACGCCTTAGGATAGCGCTCCAGCAGGCGAGGGAGCGAGGCTTCCTCGGCGAGAACATCCTCGGGAGCGGTTTCTCCTTCGACATCGTCATCAAAGAGGGCGCTGGAGCCTTCGTCTGCGGTGAGGAGACCGCTTTGATAGCCTCCATCGAGGGCAAACGCGGCATGCCGAGGCCGAGGCCGCCTTATCCTGCCCAGAAGGGTCTCTTTGGAAAGCCCACCAACATAAACAACGTGGAAACCTGGGCGAACGTGCCATGGATAATAAGGCACGGCCCGGAAGCTTACGCTTCCCTTGGGACGGAGAAGAGCAAAGGCACCAAGGTCTTCGCCCTCTCGGGCAAGATAAAGCATGGAGGAAACGTAGAGGTTCCTATGGGAATCACGCTTAGGGAAATCCTTTACGAGATCGGCGGTGGCACTAAGACCGGCAAGAAAATTAAGGCAGTTCAGCTCGGCGGGCCTTCGGGCGGTTGCATTCCGGAGGAGCTCTTTGACACCCCCGTTGACTACGAGAGCGTGAACGCCACCGGGGCGATAATGGGAAGCGGCGGAATGGTGGTTATGGACGAGGACACCTGTATGGTCGACGTCGCCAAGTTCTTCCTTGACTTCACGGTTAAGGAGTCCTGCGGCAAGTGCACCTTCTGCCGCATAGGCACCAAGAGGATGTGGGAAATCTTGGATAAGATAACCAAAGGACAGGGGACTATGGAAGACATAAAGGAACTTGAGGAACTTGCCCCCATGGTGAAAGCCGGTTCTCTATGTGGGCTTGGACAAACGGCACCAAATCCAGTTCTAACAACCCTTCAGTATTTCAGGGATGAATACATAGCTCACGTGAAGGACAAGAGATGCCCGGCTAAGGTATGCAAGCCCCTCATAAAGTACGTCATAATAGCAGATAAATGCACAGGATGTACGGCATGTGCGATTTTCTGCCCTGTCAAAGCTATAAGCGGAGAGAAGCTTAAGCCGCATGTAATAGACCAAGAAGCGTGCATAAAATGCGGAACATGTTATAATGTCTGCAGGTTTGATGCCATAAAGATAGTTGATGCCTATGAGGGTGATTGA